From one Deltaproteobacteria bacterium genomic stretch:
- a CDS encoding insulinase family protein translates to MKGSCVYQRTVLDNGIRVLTERIPHLHSVSVGVWVDVGSRDESSDEAGLTHFIEHMLFKGTRNRSSLDIAKELDAVGGMSNAFTTKENTCFHAKVLDTHLPLVVDILADILLNSVFAEEEIERERRVILQEINMVEDTPDEYIHLLFSQTYWQGNSLGRSILGTVDTVGNFDREATLRYMQRSYHPERIILSAAGNVDHQEFLKLVEPVFGSLQSHSHNINRQPPEVHPGLELYPRDLEQVHFCLGTRGTSITDEDRYVCNILNVILGGSMSSRLFQKVREQRGLAYAIYSFLTSHTDTGMLGIYGAVSPENAKETLTIIKTELRRLKEEPIQEAELQKAKEHMKGSIYLSAENTDNRMSRLAKSEIHFGRFLTYEEIEAGLDQVTSEQVQQLSRDIFQPGYLALAFLGPVDNLGIDGGFLEI, encoded by the coding sequence GTGAAAGGATCGTGTGTGTATCAGAGAACAGTACTCGACAACGGTATCAGAGTCCTGACTGAACGGATCCCTCACCTTCATTCTGTCTCTGTTGGTGTCTGGGTTGATGTGGGCTCCAGAGATGAGTCATCGGATGAGGCCGGGTTGACACACTTTATTGAACACATGCTCTTCAAGGGCACCAGGAACAGGAGTTCACTCGACATTGCCAAAGAACTCGATGCGGTAGGCGGCATGTCGAACGCCTTCACCACGAAAGAGAACACCTGTTTTCATGCCAAGGTTCTAGATACTCATTTGCCTCTGGTGGTTGATATTCTGGCCGATATCCTGCTCAATTCCGTTTTTGCCGAGGAGGAAATAGAACGGGAACGGCGGGTTATTCTCCAGGAAATCAACATGGTGGAGGACACCCCGGATGAGTACATCCACCTGCTTTTCAGTCAGACTTACTGGCAGGGGAACTCATTGGGCCGCTCCATTCTCGGTACAGTCGATACAGTGGGCAATTTCGATAGGGAAGCAACCCTGCGTTACATGCAACGATCTTATCATCCAGAGAGAATTATTTTGAGCGCAGCTGGCAACGTTGATCATCAGGAATTTCTAAAATTGGTGGAGCCAGTCTTCGGCTCTCTGCAGAGTCATTCTCATAATATCAATCGCCAACCTCCAGAGGTTCACCCTGGCCTGGAACTTTACCCGAGAGATCTGGAGCAGGTGCATTTTTGCCTGGGAACCAGAGGAACTTCGATAACTGATGAGGATCGCTACGTATGTAACATCCTCAATGTAATTCTTGGCGGCAGCATGAGCTCGCGGCTCTTTCAAAAAGTGCGGGAGCAGCGCGGCCTGGCCTATGCCATATACTCTTTCCTGACCTCGCATACCGATACTGGTATGCTGGGCATCTACGGGGCGGTGAGTCCTGAGAACGCCAAAGAAACCCTGACGATCATCAAGACAGAACTGCGTCGTCTCAAAGAAGAGCCCATTCAGGAGGCAGAACTGCAGAAGGCCAAAGAGCACATGAAAGGCAGCATCTATCTCAGCGCTGAAAATACCGATAACCGGATGAGCAGACTGGCCAAGAGCGAGATACACTTTGGCCGATTCTTGACTTACGAGGAAATCGAAGCCGGCCTCGATCAGGTTACCTCAGAGCAGGTGCAGCAGTTGTCTCGAGATATTTTTCAGCCTGGCTACCTGGCCCTGGCCTTTCTTGGACCGGTGGACAACTTGGGTATTGATGGAGGCTTTCTGGAAATATGA